One part of the [Synechococcus] sp. NIES-970 genome encodes these proteins:
- the pacS gene encoding cation-transporting ATPase → METRQFQIKGMGCAACATTIETALQKTAGIQTAQVNYAAAQLRVEFDGSQINPEALQQVVATAGYEAIPLMGSDRQAQLQAQEREEAQALRTLSHQVWLAGVLSGVLVIGSLPMMLGVDIPFIAHWWHSPWLQWALTTPIMFWSGQYFFVSAWKSLRRRRADMNTLVALGTGVAYGYSIFVTLFRAQFIAWGIPTDVYFEVAAVIITLILLGRSLEARAKKGMAAAIRQLVGLQVKMARVFRGEETVDIPVEQVQVGDRLLIRPGEKIPVDGEIIEGTSTLDESLVTGESLPVEKTVGDRLIGSTLNKTGRLILKATHVGEDTVLANIIRLVQEAQGSKAPIQKVADQVTAWFVPAVLVIALVTFSFWAIAGDLPRAIATTVSVLVIACPCALGLATPTSIMVGTGIGARHGILIKDAESLELAAHLTTIVLDKTGTLTQGKPSVTNCLSLIDEAQLWAWAGSVEQSSEHPLGEAIFRHATDKGYSILPLADFQSFTGKGVQAQINHQTIHIGTAQWLTTLGIDTTPLQAQAIAWQNEAKTVIWVAIEGQLAGLIALADQLKPTSPQVVKRLQKLGLKVILLTGDNPRTAEAIANQVGITQVQAEVHPDQKSAVVQNLQTAGEMVAMVGDGINDAPALAQANVGIAIGTGTDVAIAASDLTLISGDLTGILSAIKLSRATLRNIKQNLFFAFVYNVASIPIAAGILSTWGIFLNPMIAGAAMAFSSVSVVTNALRLKGVTRNL, encoded by the coding sequence ATGGAAACCCGCCAGTTCCAGATCAAAGGCATGGGTTGTGCGGCCTGTGCCACCACTATTGAAACGGCCCTCCAAAAAACCGCCGGAATTCAAACGGCCCAGGTCAACTATGCTGCTGCCCAGTTGCGGGTAGAGTTTGATGGCAGCCAGATTAACCCGGAAGCCCTCCAGCAGGTGGTGGCAACAGCGGGATATGAAGCAATTCCCCTCATGGGGAGCGATCGCCAAGCCCAGCTCCAAGCCCAAGAACGAGAAGAAGCCCAAGCCCTCCGCACCCTGAGCCACCAGGTATGGCTGGCGGGAGTCCTGAGTGGGGTTTTGGTGATCGGCAGTTTACCCATGATGTTGGGGGTTGATATTCCCTTCATTGCCCACTGGTGGCATAGTCCTTGGCTGCAATGGGCTTTGACCACACCGATTATGTTCTGGTCGGGGCAATATTTTTTCGTCAGTGCTTGGAAAAGTCTGCGTCGTCGCCGGGCCGACATGAATACATTGGTGGCCCTAGGAACAGGGGTAGCCTATGGTTACTCGATTTTTGTGACCCTTTTTAGGGCCCAATTTATTGCCTGGGGCATCCCCACCGATGTGTATTTTGAGGTGGCGGCGGTGATTATTACCCTGATTCTATTGGGGCGATCGCTAGAGGCCAGGGCCAAAAAAGGCATGGCGGCAGCAATTCGCCAATTGGTCGGACTCCAGGTGAAAATGGCACGGGTTTTTCGGGGGGAAGAAACGGTGGATATTCCCGTTGAACAGGTTCAGGTGGGCGATCGCCTGCTGATCCGGCCCGGGGAGAAAATTCCGGTGGATGGGGAAATTATTGAAGGCACTTCTACCCTGGATGAATCTTTGGTGACGGGGGAATCATTGCCCGTAGAAAAAACCGTGGGCGATCGCCTCATTGGTTCGACCCTCAACAAAACAGGCCGGTTAATTCTCAAGGCGACCCATGTGGGGGAAGATACCGTCCTAGCTAATATTATCCGCCTTGTCCAGGAGGCCCAGGGGAGTAAAGCGCCCATCCAAAAGGTGGCCGATCAGGTGACGGCTTGGTTTGTACCAGCGGTCTTGGTGATTGCATTGGTGACCTTTAGCTTTTGGGCGATCGCCGGCGATTTACCCAGGGCGATCGCCACCACCGTCAGCGTGCTGGTCATCGCCTGTCCCTGCGCCCTAGGTTTGGCGACCCCCACATCGATCATGGTGGGTACGGGCATCGGTGCCCGCCATGGCATCTTAATTAAAGATGCCGAAAGTTTAGAATTAGCCGCCCACCTGACGACCATTGTCCTCGATAAAACAGGAACCCTTACCCAAGGCAAACCCAGCGTTACCAACTGTCTGAGTCTCATCGATGAAGCACAACTATGGGCCTGGGCAGGCAGCGTTGAGCAGTCTTCCGAGCATCCCCTGGGAGAAGCTATTTTTCGCCATGCCACCGATAAGGGCTATTCAATTTTACCCCTCGCAGATTTCCAATCCTTTACAGGCAAAGGTGTCCAAGCCCAAATCAACCACCAAACGATTCACATTGGCACAGCCCAGTGGCTGACGACCCTCGGCATCGACACCACCCCCCTACAGGCCCAGGCGATCGCCTGGCAAAACGAGGCGAAAACGGTGATCTGGGTGGCGATCGAGGGGCAGTTAGCCGGTCTGATTGCCCTGGCAGATCAGCTCAAGCCCACCAGTCCCCAGGTGGTGAAACGGCTACAAAAATTGGGCCTCAAGGTAATTTTGCTCACCGGGGATAACCCCCGCACCGCCGAGGCGATCGCCAACCAAGTGGGCATCACCCAAGTCCAGGCCGAAGTGCACCCCGACCAAAAATCCGCCGTTGTCCAAAACCTACAAACCGCCGGAGAAATGGTCGCCATGGTGGGAGATGGCATCAATGACGCCCCAGCCCTGGCCCAGGCCAATGTTGGGATTGCCATTGGCACAGGAACCGATGTGGCGATCGCCGCCAGTGACCTAACCCTTATTTCCGGCGATTTAACAGGCATCCTCAGCGCGATCAAACTCAGCCGCGCCACCCTACGCAATATCAAACAAAATCTCTTCTTTGCTTTTGTCTACAACGTTGCAAGCATTCCCATTGCCGCAGGTATTCTCAGCACCTGGGGGATTTTTCTGAACCCCATGATTGCCGGAGCCGCCATGGCCTTTAGTTCCGTTTCCGTAGTGACCAACGCCCTCCGTCTCAAGGGAGTGACTCGCAATTTATGA
- a CDS encoding type 3 multicopper oxidase: MSLRRRQFLGLAALGATGALVWQGRSLLQGPAPLPTTVSEIYRSEAGLLELTLEARYGDVILGGELAPRRMTYNGQIPGPRLEVKPGDRLIINFKNALDQPTNLHFHGLHLSPSGNQDNVFLHLNPGETFRYELQIHPQQRAGTYWYHPHHHGHAAEQLFQGLAGLIVVRGDLDDLPEIRAAQEEFFVLQDFALDGPGQGMMAAHMNLMMGREGSLITVNGLFHPEIAVTKDLVRLRLLNASPSRFYRLQLFGQRLTQIAGDNGAFSQPLERDELLLTPGQRAEVLIQAHGLPKTPIHLLSLPYQRAQMGMMGRQFSGITQAIADFTPKEVPFTPRRLPQDLIAVEPLPEPSRTRRFTLSHGMVPGQGMAFLINGEAYQDRPQTTVRLNEIEDWELVNLGTMDHPFHLHVNSFQVLSRNGVPEVPLVWADTVLVRVGETVKIRVAFRDFVGTTVYHCHILDHEDLGMMGQLEILPPA; this comes from the coding sequence GTGAGCTTAAGGCGACGACAGTTCCTTGGGTTAGCAGCCCTCGGCGCGACGGGAGCGTTAGTGTGGCAGGGGCGATCACTCCTCCAAGGCCCAGCCCCTCTCCCTACTACGGTGTCAGAAATATATCGGAGCGAAGCAGGCCTCTTGGAGCTGACCCTGGAGGCTCGTTATGGCGATGTCATTCTTGGGGGAGAATTGGCCCCCCGGAGGATGACCTACAATGGCCAAATACCTGGCCCGAGGCTGGAGGTCAAACCAGGCGATCGCCTGATTATTAACTTTAAAAATGCCCTCGACCAGCCCACAAACTTGCACTTCCACGGCCTGCACCTCTCCCCCAGTGGCAATCAAGACAATGTTTTTCTCCATCTCAACCCAGGAGAAACCTTCCGGTACGAACTCCAGATCCATCCCCAACAACGGGCGGGGACTTACTGGTATCACCCCCACCACCACGGCCACGCTGCCGAGCAACTTTTTCAGGGGTTAGCGGGCTTGATTGTTGTCCGGGGCGACCTAGATGATCTCCCCGAAATTAGAGCAGCCCAGGAGGAATTCTTTGTTTTACAGGATTTCGCCCTCGACGGCCCAGGGCAGGGGATGATGGCGGCCCATATGAACTTGATGATGGGGCGCGAAGGCAGTCTAATTACCGTCAATGGCCTCTTTCACCCAGAAATCGCGGTGACGAAAGATCTGGTGCGGCTCCGGCTTTTGAATGCTTCCCCTTCCCGTTTCTATCGCCTGCAACTCTTCGGCCAGCGACTAACGCAAATTGCCGGGGATAATGGCGCTTTTTCCCAACCCCTAGAGCGGGATGAACTCCTGCTGACCCCAGGGCAACGGGCAGAAGTGCTCATCCAAGCCCATGGGCTACCGAAGACGCCCATCCATCTGCTCAGTCTTCCCTACCAACGGGCCCAAATGGGGATGATGGGACGTCAATTTAGCGGGATAACCCAGGCGATCGCCGACTTTACCCCCAAAGAAGTGCCCTTTACACCCCGTAGGCTGCCCCAGGATTTAATTGCCGTTGAGCCTCTCCCTGAACCCAGCCGCACACGTCGTTTTACCCTCAGCCATGGGATGGTTCCCGGCCAGGGCATGGCTTTTTTGATCAATGGGGAAGCCTACCAAGACCGCCCCCAAACCACCGTCCGTCTAAATGAAATTGAGGACTGGGAGCTGGTCAATCTGGGGACAATGGATCACCCATTTCATCTCCATGTCAATAGCTTCCAAGTTTTGAGCCGCAATGGAGTGCCTGAAGTCCCCCTCGTTTGGGCAGATACGGTATTGGTAAGAGTGGGAGAAACAGTCAAAATCAGAGTTGCTTTTCGAGACTTTGTCGGCACCACGGTCTACCACTGCCATATTCTCGACCATGAGGATTTGGGCATGATGGGTCAGCTCGAAATTTTGCCCCCTGCATAA
- a CDS encoding hypothetical protein (conserved hypothetical protein): MVKKSWLIIGAIGCLIGLGGIGAFTGFQLRGSQGRSVAQEIEVPPTIAAEVYRTPTCGCCGAWIDHATANGFTFVDQIQPDITAIKEQFGITPELASCHTTIVAGYVFEGHIPAADIRRFLAQPPAGVVGLTVPGMPIGSPGMEVGDRQQAYEVLAIHGDGSTSIFQEYPGD, translated from the coding sequence ATGGTGAAAAAATCTTGGTTGATCATCGGGGCGATCGGCTGTTTGATCGGCCTCGGTGGCATTGGCGCTTTTACAGGATTTCAGCTCCGGGGAAGTCAGGGGCGATCGGTGGCCCAAGAAATCGAGGTCCCACCGACCATCGCCGCTGAAGTATACCGCACACCGACTTGTGGGTGTTGTGGGGCCTGGATCGACCATGCTACAGCCAATGGTTTTACGTTCGTTGACCAGATTCAACCGGATATTACCGCAATCAAAGAACAGTTTGGCATTACTCCTGAGTTGGCTTCTTGTCACACGACGATTGTTGCTGGTTATGTTTTTGAAGGACATATCCCTGCCGCGGATATTCGACGATTTTTAGCACAGCCCCCCGCTGGGGTGGTCGGCCTAACGGTGCCGGGGATGCCGATCGGCTCACCGGGAATGGAAGTGGGCGATCGCCAGCAGGCCTATGAAGTTTTGGCGATCCATGGGGATGGTAGTACCTCTATTTTCCAAGAATATCCTGGCGATTAA
- a CDS encoding hypothetical protein (conserved hypothetical protein) — protein sequence MSTDSTDKSPKIYRLGELLENAGLISEAQLQTALFDQQIYSDLKFGEILALRGWVSQHTADFFVKYNRQELIILENKRLGDYLIDADLLTPEQLVMILDEQKVNHMMFGSLAVLKGYIKQQTLNFFLKNILSQVNGDRQFWRTTQSSKVSLVDRPLDAKLTQPSEMDITSAKQTDPSEIHWIN from the coding sequence ATGAGCACTGATTCTACCGATAAAAGTCCTAAGATTTATCGTCTTGGGGAGCTTTTAGAAAATGCTGGTTTGATCTCTGAAGCGCAGCTACAAACAGCGCTGTTTGACCAGCAAATCTATAGTGATTTAAAATTTGGTGAAATTTTAGCCCTTAGGGGCTGGGTGAGTCAGCATACGGCTGATTTTTTTGTGAAGTATAATCGGCAAGAATTAATTATTCTTGAAAATAAGCGGCTTGGTGACTACTTAATCGACGCAGATCTGCTCACTCCAGAGCAGCTGGTGATGATTTTAGATGAACAGAAAGTCAATCATATGATGTTTGGTAGTTTAGCAGTCTTGAAAGGTTATATTAAGCAGCAAACTTTGAATTTTTTCTTGAAAAATATCTTGAGCCAAGTTAATGGCGATCGCCAATTTTGGCGCACAACCCAAAGTAGCAAAGTTTCTTTGGTTGATCGCCCCCTTGATGCCAAGCTGACCCAACCAAGTGAAATGGACATTACCAGCGCAAAGCAAACTGATCCATCGGAAATCCATTGGATTAACTAA
- a CDS encoding universal stress protein, whose product MFKTILFPVDKSREAREAAETVVKLVKSFQSRLVLLSVVEPALPETQEGVMNSEEAVAKLLQGAHDLFAKEGIEADTIEREGMPSFTICDVADEIEADLIVMGCRGMGLTQEGVAESVTSKVINLSPCPVLIVP is encoded by the coding sequence ATGTTTAAAACCATTCTTTTTCCCGTTGATAAAAGCCGTGAAGCCCGTGAAGCCGCCGAAACGGTGGTCAAGCTCGTGAAATCTTTTCAAAGTCGTTTGGTCTTACTATCCGTCGTTGAACCCGCACTCCCAGAAACCCAAGAGGGCGTGATGAACTCCGAAGAAGCTGTCGCCAAACTACTCCAGGGAGCCCATGACCTCTTCGCCAAAGAAGGTATCGAAGCAGATACCATCGAGCGGGAAGGAATGCCGTCATTCACCATTTGTGATGTAGCTGACGAAATTGAGGCAGATTTAATCGTGATGGGTTGTCGGGGTATGGGACTCACCCAGGAGGGTGTCGCCGAAAGTGTTACCAGTAAAGTAATCAACCTTTCCCCTTGCCCTGTACTGATTGTCCCCTAA
- the pgk gene encoding phosphoglycerate kinase, which translates to MAKKSVANLTEADLSGKRVFVRVDFNVPLNESGAITDDTRIRAALPTIQYLTGKGAKVILGSHMGRPKGQVVDSMRLTPVAARLSELLGQAVVKCDDCIGEGVAQAIAGLANGQVALLENLRFHAGEEKNDPEFAKQLAANADLYVNDAFGTAHRAHGSTEGVTHYLSPNVAGLLIEKELQFLQGAIEAPKRPLVAIVGGSKVSSKIGVIETLLEKCDKLLIGGGMIFTFYKAQGKAVGASLVEDDKVELAKSLMEKAQGKILLPTDVVVADKFAPDAAAKTVSVDEIPEGWMGLDIGADSVKVFQDALNGCGTAIWNGPMGVFEFDKFAVGTEAIAHSLAGLTATGTVTIIGGGDSVAAVEKVGVAEKMSHISTGGGASLELLEGKELPGIVALDNA; encoded by the coding sequence GTGGCTAAGAAATCAGTCGCCAATTTAACAGAGGCCGATTTAAGCGGAAAACGGGTATTTGTTCGGGTTGATTTTAATGTACCCCTCAATGAAAGTGGTGCAATCACTGACGATACACGGATTCGGGCGGCTCTCCCCACTATTCAGTATCTGACAGGCAAAGGGGCAAAGGTGATTCTCGGTAGCCACATGGGTCGTCCGAAGGGTCAAGTGGTGGATTCGATGCGCTTAACGCCTGTGGCTGCCCGTCTATCTGAATTACTCGGTCAGGCAGTTGTTAAGTGTGATGATTGTATTGGGGAAGGGGTGGCCCAGGCGATCGCCGGCTTGGCTAATGGTCAAGTTGCCCTTCTCGAAAATCTCCGCTTTCATGCTGGGGAAGAAAAGAACGACCCTGAGTTTGCGAAGCAATTAGCTGCCAACGCAGATCTTTATGTTAATGATGCTTTTGGGACAGCCCACCGCGCCCATGGCTCCACTGAAGGGGTGACCCACTACCTCAGCCCCAATGTTGCGGGTTTGTTGATCGAGAAGGAATTGCAATTTCTCCAGGGGGCGATCGAAGCACCCAAGCGTCCTTTGGTTGCCATTGTTGGTGGTTCCAAGGTTTCTAGCAAAATCGGCGTGATCGAAACCCTCCTTGAGAAGTGCGACAAGCTCCTCATCGGTGGTGGGATGATCTTTACGTTCTACAAAGCCCAGGGCAAGGCTGTGGGTGCTTCCCTTGTAGAAGATGACAAGGTTGAATTGGCCAAGAGCTTGATGGAAAAGGCCCAGGGCAAGATTCTACTTCCTACGGATGTGGTTGTTGCGGATAAGTTTGCCCCCGATGCGGCAGCAAAGACCGTCAGCGTTGATGAGATTCCCGAGGGCTGGATGGGTCTCGATATTGGTGCGGACTCTGTAAAGGTGTTCCAAGATGCTCTCAACGGTTGTGGCACGGCAATCTGGAATGGCCCTATGGGGGTATTTGAGTTTGATAAATTTGCGGTGGGGACTGAGGCGATCGCCCATTCTCTCGCAGGTTTAACGGCAACGGGGACCGTCACCATTATTGGCGGTGGAGATTCCGTTGCTGCCGTAGAAAAAGTCGGTGTGGCAGAGAAAATGAGCCATATTTCCACTGGTGGTGGGGCTAGCCTTGAGCTGCTCGAAGGCAAGGAACTTCCTGGGATTGTTGCCCTCGACAATGCCTAG
- the ddlA gene encoding D-alanyl-D-alanine ligase: MARQRVGLLFGGKSGEHDVSIVSAGAIAKAFSLETNPEKYELLPFYIDRNGIWHDPEISQQVLTATKALPVESVDPASRWQFPAAAASVDVWFPIIHGPNGEDGTLQGLLTLMEKPFVGSTVLGSAAGMDKLAMKMVFAQAGLAQVNYVGVLRSEVWSGPCVFPKVCDKIETQLDYPMFVKPANLGSSVGISKVRTRDELEKALDLAAEYDRRIIVEAGVTAREVECAVLGNDQPKASVVGEIHFDSDFYDYETKYTDGKSSMQIPAAIPEAIAQQIQDLAIKAFQALDCRGLARVDFFYEETTQQVLINEINTLPGFTAFSMYPELWRASGIPFAQLVDRLVQLALEDA, from the coding sequence ATGGCGCGGCAACGGGTTGGCTTATTGTTTGGGGGTAAATCAGGGGAACATGACGTTTCTATTGTCTCGGCTGGGGCGATCGCCAAGGCTTTTAGTTTAGAGACAAATCCCGAAAAATATGAATTGCTGCCGTTTTACATCGATCGCAATGGCATTTGGCATGACCCAGAAATTTCCCAACAGGTGCTGACTGCCACAAAAGCGCTCCCCGTAGAAAGCGTTGATCCAGCCAGTCGCTGGCAATTTCCCGCCGCTGCCGCCAGCGTCGATGTGTGGTTTCCGATTATCCATGGCCCCAATGGGGAAGATGGCACTCTCCAGGGTTTGCTCACCCTGATGGAAAAACCCTTTGTGGGCAGTACGGTGCTCGGCTCGGCGGCAGGGATGGACAAACTGGCGATGAAAATGGTCTTTGCCCAGGCGGGTTTGGCCCAGGTGAATTATGTGGGTGTCCTGCGTTCGGAAGTATGGTCGGGGCCGTGCGTATTCCCTAAGGTTTGCGACAAGATTGAAACGCAGCTCGACTATCCGATGTTTGTGAAGCCTGCAAATCTCGGCTCCTCCGTGGGCATTAGTAAAGTCCGCACTAGGGATGAACTGGAAAAAGCCCTGGATCTGGCTGCTGAATATGACCGCCGGATCATTGTCGAAGCCGGGGTAACGGCCCGGGAGGTGGAATGTGCTGTCCTGGGCAATGATCAGCCCAAGGCTTCTGTGGTTGGTGAAATCCACTTTGACAGTGATTTTTATGACTACGAAACCAAGTACACCGACGGGAAATCGAGTATGCAAATTCCCGCCGCGATCCCGGAGGCGATCGCCCAGCAAATTCAAGATTTAGCCATCAAGGCCTTCCAAGCCCTCGATTGTCGCGGCCTAGCCCGGGTGGACTTTTTCTACGAAGAAACAACCCAGCAAGTTTTAATTAACGAAATTAATACCCTACCCGGCTTTACGGCCTTTAGTATGTACCCAGAGCTCTGGCGGGCCAGCGGTATTCCCTTTGCCCAACTGGTTGATCGCCTGGTGCAACTTGCCCTAGAAGATGCCTAA
- a CDS encoding glycolate oxidase subunit (Fe-S) protein — MTLSEAKSSGFDPQHPPEQGVIDSCVHCGFCLDTCPSYRVLGSEMDSPRGRIYLMEAIAKGEAEINSATVQHFDSCLGCLACTSACPSGVRYDELLASMRAQIERNYTRSLGDRLFRWLIFNLFPYPGRLKIFLPLLWFYQNFGLQWLVRKLGLLKPIPRLAAMELILPKVNLQTSKQSLPTLIPAQGEKRYRVGMVLGCVQRLFFSPVNEATARVLTANGCEVVIPQGQGCCAALPAHQGQTTQAQELARQMIDRFGDQDLDYIIINAAGCGHTLKEYGRILQDDPAYAQKAQEFSAKVRDAQEFLATVGLTTPLHPLTSEPFPLVYQDACHLLHGQKIAAQPRELLQKIPNLELREPVEHNLCCGSAGVFNLLQPEIAAELGERKARNLVNTGAKAIASANPGCSLQIQQHLQAQGQTIPLWHPMELLDFAIRGVPLPL; from the coding sequence ATGACCCTTTCTGAAGCGAAATCTAGTGGGTTTGACCCGCAGCATCCCCCGGAGCAGGGGGTAATTGATAGTTGTGTCCATTGCGGCTTTTGTTTGGACACTTGCCCCAGTTACCGGGTGCTGGGCTCAGAGATGGATTCTCCCCGGGGGCGCATTTATCTGATGGAGGCAATCGCCAAGGGGGAAGCAGAAATTAATAGCGCAACGGTGCAACATTTTGATAGTTGCTTGGGCTGTTTGGCCTGTACCTCCGCCTGTCCGTCGGGGGTGCGCTATGACGAGCTACTGGCCTCGATGCGGGCCCAAATTGAACGAAACTACACCCGCAGTTTGGGCGATCGCCTGTTTCGTTGGCTTATTTTCAACCTATTCCCTTATCCTGGGCGACTAAAAATTTTCCTGCCCCTGCTGTGGTTTTACCAAAATTTTGGCCTCCAATGGCTGGTGCGAAAATTAGGACTACTCAAACCCATTCCGCGGCTCGCGGCGATGGAATTGATCTTGCCCAAGGTCAATTTGCAAACCAGTAAGCAATCTCTTCCCACCCTCATTCCAGCCCAGGGAGAAAAACGGTACCGCGTTGGCATGGTGCTCGGCTGCGTCCAGAGACTCTTTTTTTCGCCGGTGAACGAGGCGACGGCACGGGTTTTGACGGCCAATGGCTGTGAGGTGGTGATCCCCCAGGGGCAAGGGTGTTGTGCAGCGCTCCCGGCCCACCAGGGACAAACGACCCAGGCCCAGGAATTGGCCCGGCAAATGATCGATCGCTTTGGGGATCAAGACCTGGATTACATCATTATCAATGCCGCTGGTTGCGGTCATACCCTAAAGGAATATGGGCGAATTTTGCAGGATGACCCAGCATATGCTCAAAAAGCCCAGGAATTTTCGGCCAAGGTGCGGGACGCTCAGGAATTTCTCGCCACAGTGGGTTTAACAACCCCCCTCCATCCTTTAACGTCGGAGCCATTCCCCTTGGTTTATCAAGACGCTTGCCACCTACTCCATGGCCAAAAAATTGCAGCCCAACCCCGAGAGCTATTACAAAAAATCCCCAACCTCGAACTCCGTGAACCTGTAGAGCACAATCTCTGCTGTGGTAGTGCGGGGGTGTTTAACCTGCTCCAACCCGAAATCGCGGCCGAACTCGGGGAACGGAAAGCTCGCAATCTGGTGAATACCGGGGCCAAGGCGATCGCCTCCGCCAATCCCGGCTGTAGTCTACAAATTCAACAGCATTTGCAGGCCCAGGGACAAACGATTCCCCTCTGGCATCCCATGGAACTGCTTGACTTTGCCATTCGTGGCGTACCCTTACCCCTATAA
- a CDS encoding hypothetical protein (conserved hypothetical protein), with product MKKIIALLGITGIALSAGAVQAQTSQNTPNEPFLLAQSGGTTIVPTERYSYIGVAGNVGLSNRDRGVADDGVAAISKIALTDNVSFRPGVNFGGDTVVTLPVTYDFSTRDGRVTPYIGAGIVTGDGDTDFLATGGLDYRFSRDFVGNIGTNVGFGDRTDVGLTLGVGYAIPHSR from the coding sequence ATGAAAAAAATTATTGCCCTCCTTGGCATTACAGGCATTGCCCTTAGTGCCGGTGCTGTTCAGGCTCAAACTTCCCAAAACACCCCAAACGAGCCTTTCCTCCTCGCTCAAAGTGGCGGCACAACGATTGTCCCCACAGAAAGATATAGCTACATTGGCGTCGCTGGGAACGTGGGTTTGAGTAACCGAGACCGGGGTGTCGCTGATGATGGTGTTGCCGCAATTAGTAAAATTGCGCTTACTGACAACGTCTCCTTCCGGCCTGGGGTAAATTTTGGCGGTGATACCGTTGTTACCCTACCCGTCACCTATGACTTCAGCACCCGCGATGGCCGCGTTACCCCCTATATCGGTGCCGGGATTGTCACAGGAGATGGTGACACTGATTTCCTCGCCACTGGTGGCCTTGACTACCGTTTCTCTCGGGATTTTGTCGGCAACATCGGCACTAATGTCGGGTTTGGCGATCGCACGGATGTGGGGCTAACCCTTGGGGTCGGTTATGCAATTCCCCACAGTCGCTAA
- a CDS encoding hypothetical protein (conserved hypothetical protein) yields MTTPSTLAQLTTERLIRDDLPLAVYREVAAHLQQVPQVQVQLEPRLLGDFNYFHSQIGAMIISYPQNLSPGGRQRIEAILDFYHQRYGPWQREQNTLDMDEKS; encoded by the coding sequence GTGACAACTCCGAGTACTTTGGCCCAATTAACCACAGAACGACTCATTCGCGATGACCTCCCTTTAGCGGTCTATCGGGAAGTGGCAGCCCATCTCCAACAGGTGCCCCAGGTGCAGGTGCAATTGGAGCCTAGACTCCTGGGCGATTTTAATTATTTTCACAGTCAAATTGGGGCGATGATCATCAGCTATCCCCAAAATTTATCCCCAGGCGGCCGCCAACGTATCGAAGCGATTTTAGACTTTTATCATCAACGCTATGGCCCCTGGCAGCGGGAGCAGAACACACTAGATATGGATGAAAAATCCTAG
- a CDS encoding hypothetical protein (conserved hypothetical protein), with protein MRQVYLLLPITALSLSLGSCSLLPGGGGGDTPSPDTSQVVTPTPDTAPSEELFTSPTVGEFASVFIPSTDPDARRRTTTEGRPDPFADLPLVPQVILEPPPAPAPPAAQPDTPGGNGAPGTTANGTLPAPGAPSSGSTAMVPPPAPIDFTPILPTLPEPTAAQNTAVTGVVQMNGTDYVMVKSEDEPFSRYVRVGDYVANGQVLVKEIIFNRGNPVVVLEQYGMRVEKKVNETSLALS; from the coding sequence ATGCGTCAAGTGTATTTGTTGCTGCCCATTACTGCCTTGAGTTTATCCCTCGGTAGCTGTTCTCTCCTGCCCGGTGGCGGTGGTGGTGATACCCCCAGCCCAGATACCTCCCAGGTTGTCACACCAACGCCAGATACCGCCCCCTCAGAAGAACTATTTACTTCACCGACCGTAGGTGAATTTGCCTCTGTTTTTATTCCTTCTACCGATCCAGATGCCCGTCGCCGCACCACCACCGAAGGTCGCCCAGATCCCTTTGCCGATTTACCACTGGTGCCTCAGGTGATCCTAGAGCCGCCGCCAGCCCCTGCCCCCCCCGCAGCACAACCTGACACGCCGGGAGGCAATGGTGCTCCGGGGACGACTGCAAATGGCACATTACCTGCCCCTGGGGCACCTTCTTCTGGTTCTACGGCGATGGTTCCACCACCGGCGCCCATCGACTTTACGCCCATTTTACCGACCTTGCCGGAACCGACGGCGGCACAAAATACGGCGGTCACCGGCGTTGTTCAGATGAATGGGACCGACTATGTGATGGTGAAGTCAGAAGACGAACCCTTTAGCCGCTATGTGCGAGTGGGTGATTATGTGGCTAATGGTCAAGTGCTCGTAAAAGAAATTATTTTTAATCGAGGCAATCCTGTCGTCGTCCTTGAGCAATATGGAATGCGGGTTGAGAAAAAAGTCAATGAAACCTCCCTTGCTCTAAGCTAA